The nucleotide sequence ttgtagcATAATTGGAACGTTAATAGCAAGTTATTCCTTAGAATTCCTGTTATGATTCACCTCACCCATGCCTTGAAGCTGTTGGTATACCATCCGAGTCTCCCTTTGCACCGATAATTGCAATGAAAAGAAGTTAGTTTGTAAATCTCTGCGACCAGCGGAAGCCCATAGGCATCTGTGGATGAGAAAAGATTCCCAACCATCGGTTAAGAAATCAAAACATATTGGAGTGAAACTCTCAAACCACAAATGTTGAACTATTCTTTGGGTCCTAGTGTTCCAAGCTGTGGTGTCcacatccttcttcctcacacgAGTCTGTCTTTCTCATGGAAAACAAATCTGACCAGGAACGAAAACTGACAATTAAAGAGCGGGGGATTTCTAGGGTCAATGACATGTTTATTGGCATTCTACTTGacagaaaaaggaattaaacaaatatatttttgatatttttcttgTGGTGTGAATAGGTTGGAAAAGTGAGCGTGGAATGGTTGGCTGGTGAGAAGACAAAAATTTCTGGGACATTTCCACCCCGTAATCGGGGTTGGACTGGATACGTTGAGAAGGACACTGCTGGACAGACAAACATATATTCTGTGGAGGTTAGTAAATATTGAATTTTTACACTCTGCTAGACTTCTGCATTCTGCCTCTTTTTACCtttctgttttttgttgttttttctttgagaaatcggtgttttatttcttatttgaaattttgaagccAAAAAATCATTGAATGTACCGGACAGAATGATTATAACTGATCAttacggaaaaaaaaaacctctgaAAAGTTATTCAGAGCTTGGTTGAGCGATGATACATTAGATCAAAAAACAAGGATGACCTGAGATAAGTAATGCCAACAGAAAATGTAAAATCACAGTTGACATCTTCTTCACAAGACCAAATTTTCAGTTCATATGACCaaactttttgggttttgtatatTGGAAAATTATGACAGTAAACTTGTAGTTCTTCCTGATGCCGAGCATCATGTATTAGTATCCTAATCGAGTATTTCTATAGAATTGCAGAATTAGAGAGCTGTTGTAGAGATGGTAGTAAACATCGTTCTGTTTGTCATATTCTTGTACTAGTAAATAAGTCTTGCCTTCTGACAAGACGTGTAGTGAATTACCATGAGATTCAGCAATGCTTAAAACTGATGGATCATTAGCTTAATTGAGTATTTTAGTTGGAATGGAAGAAATTGAAAGTTTCTGTTGAGAAAATGGTGAACGTCATTCTCTTTATCGTATTTTTTTAACTAGTAAATAAGTCTTGCCTCAGGATGTGGGGAGTATAGTTTACTTTAAGCTGAAAACGTTGATCATAACTCTCGTAACGCGCACGCTTCAGAGGGGTATACAAAGTTCATTAACCACACCCTCAAAAGAGATGTTTGAAACCTACTAATGTATATTGTGGCTATCAGTTCATAGGGTTTGGTTGTTCTGTTTCTTTTCCTCTCTTATTTGCTTTGCTCGAGACTTGAGTATATGTCACGTTACAGTGCGCCAACTTTCTTAGCTTGTCTACATTTTCCAGCCTGCAGTTTACGTAGCAGAAAGCGTGATAAGCTCAGGAACTGCAGGGTCTTCTGCCGATGGAGCTGAGAACACAGCAGCAATCGCAGCTGGGGTTGCCCTCATTGCTGTTGCTACAGCTTCATCGGTACTCCTCCAAGTAGGTAAGAACTCACCTCCGGTGGTGCAGAAGGTTGATTACTCTGGGCCATCACTTAGTtactacatcaacaaattcaaACCAGAGACAATCGAAGCCTTGGCGCCAAGTGTGGTTGAATCTTCCCAGCCGGAACCCTCCCAGATTCAGGTTGAGTCACAGGTTCAGCCGGAGCCTTCTGCGAGCAGCAATATCTCTTAGGCAATGAAGCTGCTGTAATTTTCTGATATGTAAAATTTACTAAAAGCCTTTCTTCTTTCTCATCACCAGTTTATCTGAGTAATTATTAGGATGTATGTTGTGATACATCTTTGAACAGCAAAATGTAAATCAAAGTACACAAGTTGTGGGGAATGTCATTCTGGAAGAATACGGGCTGTGAGAAATGACAGattttgaaagtgcttttaaaatcgCTAAATGTGTTTTCAAGTAACTCAAAGCACTTTTAATGTCAACATTTACACGTAAAAGTTAAAAATGCTCGCGGAACATAGAAAGCTTTATAGAAGCACATGCTTCTTCATGAAGCAATTCAAGCGCTTCTTAAGAAGCATTTAAAATCGCAACATGCTTCTAAAAGAAAGTGTTTGGAGTAAAAGTATTTAAGAGCAAAAGTGCTATATAGAGAAGTATTTCCaagatttaataaaaaataaaaaagaaatagagaagTATTTCCAAGCATGTGTTAAAAACACTGGTTGGAGGCATGTATCATCTATTGGGCTACTTAGCCTTCAAATAATGACAAATGTTATGTCTAGACAAAAATTTTAACGTCAATCACTAAAATGAAAAAATGGTTGAGTTGAAATACAATTACCAAAAATTTTACAGTTGTCGACGGAGAGTTGTTacaaagtttaattttttaattttcataattGTAGTAAGTGGTGGATTGTTCTGGTGGTTAAAGTCTTTGAACTCAATGCGTTACAAACTCAATTTCTCACCCTTTTAATATAGATTAGTGTAAAACATCGTTTGTTAACAAaagtataaaaagaaaattccGTAATTACATGAGGTTAAGAGTTAAACTCCCTAAAATTACCCCTTGGAAAAATCTACTCTAAAACCCGCCAAATTCGAGTCTTCTTGGCGCCAAGGAGTCCTCCTCGTTATAAGGGGAATTACCCGGGCAGCTGCGCGCGTAAACACAAGGCGGCGGCCGGGGCGGAGCAGCTAATTATGTCTCATTCTGTCGACACGTTAGGGTTTCGTCCTCCACAGTTCTCTGAGGTGCGTCTTTCTGCCTTTCTTCCTCATTTACCACTCTGCTAAGATTggattttaccatttatttggCTGCCGAGAAATTGGAGCAAAATAATGAACTAGTTTATTTTACTGTTATTATTTTCGAAAAGGTAGAGAGGAGTGGTGAATATTTGAAGTCGATTAGTTGATTTAGGGTAGTTTAAGTGGACCAGTTAGGCATTTCGGATGCTAATTCGTAGGAAATTGACACTTTATAATTTGATTCATTTGTTTTCCTTGGGTTTTCTGGTAGTAAAATGAATTGggtaaagtttgaattttgaatgtagAACGAGTAACACAAGTGTTTCGCTTACTTATATCAAGTTTGTTTGGAAACGATCAGAACCCAAAGTGTGGTTTagtttttataattatatatgttaaATGAGATCAATTTTTCCCATTTAGTTTTATTGATGTGCTGACTTTTACGAAGTGAATGTGAAAGGGTGTTTTTTTCGTATGTTGTTCGAGGTGCCATGAGAGGGGATTTTGTTCTTaaagcttttgttttgttatgtaaATGGAGCTGTCAGTAGAAGGTATACCACAACTGAAGGCTTACGGAGAATCGTTTGATAGCCTGACTGAGACGTTTTGATTGGAACCAAGTCCATGCCACTAAGATTTTCCCTTGCTTTTATCttcttccttgtttttttcatattaattttttaatttttaaagttaaaaaacgAGTAAACTAAATTTTACTAAGGAAGCATGGGAAAGTCCTTTTCAGAACAGGGTGTAATGAAAAAAGAGAGGCAATAGAAGCATCAA is from Pyrus communis chromosome 10, drPyrComm1.1, whole genome shotgun sequence and encodes:
- the LOC137747538 gene encoding protein MAINTENANCE OF PSII UNDER HIGH LIGHT 1-like encodes the protein MAAAAQALIAAANTFTCTFPTQQRSFFFSRKLHKANPLTVVRASAEDADCNVEECAPDKEVGKVSVEWLAGEKTKISGTFPPRNRGWTGYVEKDTAGQTNIYSVEPAVYVAESVISSGTAGSSADGAENTAAIAAGVALIAVATASSVLLQVGKNSPPVVQKVDYSGPSLSYYINKFKPETIEALAPSVVESSQPEPSQIQVESQVQPEPSASSNIS